GCGCTGTCTTGGGTCGTATCCTGCTTTAGATGGCTTCGCGTTATAACGAATCATCTCTCCGCTTGCGGTGCCCACATAAACAGACTGAAAGTTACCGGATGCGCGGGCTTGGTCCAAATACGCGTAGATGGGCTGGCTTCCAGCGTTAAGGTCGCTCCTCTGAGCGCTTTGGATGATGCCGATGCGCGGTTGAATCCAATTTTGAATCCCTTTTGCAGTGGCAATGTTTACAGAGTCGATATATTGGGCGACTGAGTTCTGGGTATAGTTCATCAGCTGTTGGTCTTGGCGTGTAAACTGCACCGCTGCAACAATGATGATGATGAAGGCAATCGCGAGGGAGAGCTTGCTCTTGATAGAACGTGGCATAGCGCTGTCTCTTTTTTGTGATTGGTGTTAATAAAGCTTAACAATCAGCATAGGACAGGGCAGGAGATCATACCTAACTGGAAACTCAATTAGTTAACGATAAATGAAGTCATGGCTTGGCATCCAAAAAAGCGAACGCCGGAATGCGTTGCAAAAGCGGTTAAGGGCCAGCGTGATATTGGCGTAGCAAAAAGTGACAACATCCGGCCCTTTGTGTATGTTCAACAACTGGTTAAGAATCAGAATATATGGACATAGAATCAGTTGGCTATTCCCTCGATTAAAATCAGTTTGCTTTCGTTATCTTTCCTACTGGTTGGCTGTGACTCCCCGCCAGACAGCGTACCAATCTCTCAACAAAATCACTGTGAGGGAAAATCCGCGATAGAGCGCCAATCTCTCTCATCCTACTTAGCCCCTTACAAAGACCAACTGAGCGACAAAACTGGCGTTTATGTGTTAGAGCAGGGCGCGGAAGCCATGATGTCTAGGGCTTGGTTGACTGAAAGCGCAGAGAAATCCATCGATATCCAATACTTTATTTTCTCTGTGGACAACATCGGGTTGATAGCCAGTGACATGCTGGTAAAGGCCGCTGAGCGGGGCGTAAAAGTCCGAGTCCTCGTTGATGACATCATGATTGAAGCCCGTGGCGATGAACTGTTGATGTTGGCGGGTCATGAAAATATCGAGATCAAAATCTACAACCCCAACGTGAATATCGGGAAGAATCTTGCTGAAAAAGTGAAGGTACTGCTGACTGATTTCCATGGTTTGAACCAAAGGATGCACAACAAAATATTTGTGGTTGATGATCAGGTGGCCATTACTGGCGGGCGCAATATCGCAGACGAATACTTTGGGTTCGACCATGCCTATAACTTCAGAGACAGAGATGTGTTCTTAGCAGGAAAAGAAGTGAGAACGCTGACAACCTCTTTTGAAGAGTATTGGAATAACGATTTAAGCGTGAGCGTTGAAAAGCTTTTCCCTGAGGATACTTTCCCGAAAAATCCTGACTTCTCTCGCTTGCACGCTTATGCATGTAATCCAGAAAACTTTAACCCAGAAATTCGCGCTGAAATCGAAAAAGTACCTGAGACATTTCGTTATCTGGAAGAGCTGGGTAAGTTCAGGTTCATTGAAGATGTTGAATACATCTATGATAAGCCGGGTAAAAACGATAAGAGTGAATTCTTGGGTGGAGGCAGTGTCACGCAAGATAAACTGGTTGAACTTGCCGACAGTGCGAAAGAGAGCATCTTGATACAAACCCCTTACCTGGTGACAACAGCGCGCGACAGGGTATTTTTAAAAGAGCTTGTTGATCGTGGCATATCGATCAAAATCCTCACCAATAGCCTTGCATCCAATGACAACCTTGAAGCGTTCAGTGGTTATCAAAGAGATCGCAAAGCACTGCTTGGTACCGGCGTTGAGATATATGAATTTAAACCTGATGCCAAGGTAAGACAGAGGGTGATGACAGAGCATATGGTAAAGCGTTTGCCTACTCAGCCTGTCTTTGGGCTTCACGCAAAAACCATGACCATTGATGACCATACAACGGTGATTGGTACCTACAACCTCGATCCGAGAAGTGCAAACCTAAATACCGAAAGTATTACCATCGTAAGATCAGAGGCGATAACCAAGGATGTTCGCCGAGCAATGGAAGTGGAGTTAGAACCTGAGAATGCATGGCGAATTACTGAAGATTTCAACCCAGACGATACCGTGTCTACCTCAAAACAGTTAAAGGTGAAACTGCGAAGAATTGTGCCTAAAGACATCCTTTAATGTTGCCTCCGAGAAGGGTTAGAGTCTGACTAGTTAAATAAAAAAGCACCTCATGAATTGAGGTGCTTTTTTATTTAACTAGTCAGTGTGCTAAAACTGATTTTTGAACGCAGTGCTAGCTAGCATGTGTAAAGGCGAAGAACCTTGCTTACTTCATTAATTCTACGTTCGAAGCTTGCAATAGATGCGCGTTCTTTGACGGTATGGTCGCCATCTCCGAAGGGCCCAAAACCGTCAAGCGTTGCGACACCTGCACCTGATACTAAATTAGCGTCACTGACACCGCCGCGTGATTCGGTTGCCAATGGGTAGCCAATTGCTTGCTCAAATGCGTTTAACAAGGCTTTTTGCGCCGGACTTGGAATCATCACGTCTCGTTGAAGACCACCAGACAGGGTTGCTTCAACCCCCTCTACTTTTGGATTCAGCGCGATCTCTTCGATACTCCTTAAAATCTTTTCTTGTTCATGGGAAGTGGTAAAACGTGCCTCGACGAGTAGGTTGGCGTTCGGAGATATGGTATTCGCACCGATTCCCCCCTCCATTTTCCCCACGTTCACCGTCGTTCCTTGATTAAGGTCTGTCAGGGAATTCAAAGCGATAAGCATTCGGGCAGCGGCAAGGTTTGCATCTGCGCCTGAGGTATAATGGTTACCTGCATGCGCTGCTTTGCCAGTCAATTGGACTTGATATGTGGCCACGCCTTTCCTTCCAATGACCACTTCATGATTGACTCCGGCAGCCTCAAAATCGATGCATGCATCGTAATTGTTTGCGATGGATTTTGTGAGGTACCGGCTGTCATCACTGCCGGTTTCTTCATCACTGACGAGCAGAAAGTCGATATTAGTAATGGAAATACCATCATTCACCAGGCTTCTTAGGGCTTCGATAGCGACAAAGTTGCCTCCTTTCATATCACAGACGCCAGGACCATAAACCCATTCTTCATCTTGGCTAAAAAGTTCAAAAGTACCGGGTGGAAAAACAGTATCAAGGTGGCCGAGAAGAAGAAGGCGTGGTTTGTCAGATTTAACGGGGGTAAAAAACAGTAGGTGATTCCCCACACTCTCACGCTTATATACTTCTGATTTAAAACCCAATGAGGTCATAAAAGATTGTATTAAACGACCATGCTTGTCTACACCCTCTTTGTTCTTTGTCCAAGAGTTTATTTCTACCATTGCCTTTAAATCATCAAAATTTAACATTTCTAATCCTATCTCACTGATTTTTACCGCATAACTTACTGAATAAAAACATTTTAACCACAAGCAAATATGCAATATGATTTTAATATAGTGATGCAAGAGTATGTATTAAAAGTGACAGCAAATCTAAGTTGTAGGCTGAAAGAATCCACTTAAGTTTTATTGATAAATCAATAAATTTGACACTTAGAGGCTAGGTAAGATGCGTAACAAAGTTGGATTGTGGATATACGAAAATGGTGGTGGTACTGATATTCAGCAGAAACTTATAAAAACTCTGAATGATAAAGATATTGACTGCATAACAGGTGTTGATCTGTCTATGGCATTTGCGAAAGAGGGAACGGTTTACTGTAAAGGCTATGATCTGGCTAACTTGGATTTATTTTTTTCATACAACGCAGGTCAGCAAACGCCCTATCAAGTTTACCTCTATCAGACAATCGATAGCATGATGCCGATGATTAATAACTTCGCCGCATTTTCGTTGTCGGAAGATAAGTTTAGAACCGCCCATAAACTTAAGCTTGCGGGTATCCCTACCACTGATTATATCGTTTGTAATCGAGACAACATTGACCAGATCAGCGACCAATTAAAACGATGGAATGGTAGGGCGATCTGTAAACCAGTTAATGGCTGGGGCGGTAATGGGATCATTAAAATCGAGCATGAGCGTGATTTACGTTTATTGAAGCCTTTCATTGAATCTCAGCCCAATATTCAATTTTACCTTGAGCGTATCATAGAAAACGATTTTTCTGATTATCGAGTGGATATTGTCGATGGTAAATTTGTTGCTTGTTATGGAAGAAAAGCTGCACCAGGAAGCTGGAAAACGAATATCTCTAGCGGTGGTAAAGTCATCCTAAGAGAGCCTATTCCTGAAGTCGTTCACCTGGCTCAAAGAGCTGCTTTTGTCACTGGTTTAGAGATTGCCGGTGTCGACATCATTTACGACATTGAATATCAGCAATACGTGGTGATTGAGGTGAATGGGATTCCTGCTTTCGCTACGCCGGAGCAAGAGGCGTTAGGCCTCAAATTTAATAACACAAAAATCAACTATATTGCCGATCTGATTGAGTCGTCGATCAGGCCTGTTACGACCAACGCTCAGTCAGCCAGCGCAAGCTTAAACAGCGGAATG
The nucleotide sequence above comes from Grimontia kaedaensis. Encoded proteins:
- a CDS encoding phospholipase D family protein, giving the protein MAIPSIKISLLSLSFLLVGCDSPPDSVPISQQNHCEGKSAIERQSLSSYLAPYKDQLSDKTGVYVLEQGAEAMMSRAWLTESAEKSIDIQYFIFSVDNIGLIASDMLVKAAERGVKVRVLVDDIMIEARGDELLMLAGHENIEIKIYNPNVNIGKNLAEKVKVLLTDFHGLNQRMHNKIFVVDDQVAITGGRNIADEYFGFDHAYNFRDRDVFLAGKEVRTLTTSFEEYWNNDLSVSVEKLFPEDTFPKNPDFSRLHAYACNPENFNPEIRAEIEKVPETFRYLEELGKFRFIEDVEYIYDKPGKNDKSEFLGGGSVTQDKLVELADSAKESILIQTPYLVTTARDRVFLKELVDRGISIKILTNSLASNDNLEAFSGYQRDRKALLGTGVEIYEFKPDAKVRQRVMTEHMVKRLPTQPVFGLHAKTMTIDDHTTVIGTYNLDPRSANLNTESITIVRSEAITKDVRRAMEVELEPENAWRITEDFNPDDTVSTSKQLKVKLRRIVPKDIL
- a CDS encoding M20 family metallopeptidase, encoding MLNFDDLKAMVEINSWTKNKEGVDKHGRLIQSFMTSLGFKSEVYKRESVGNHLLFFTPVKSDKPRLLLLGHLDTVFPPGTFELFSQDEEWVYGPGVCDMKGGNFVAIEALRSLVNDGISITNIDFLLVSDEETGSDDSRYLTKSIANNYDACIDFEAAGVNHEVVIGRKGVATYQVQLTGKAAHAGNHYTSGADANLAAARMLIALNSLTDLNQGTTVNVGKMEGGIGANTISPNANLLVEARFTTSHEQEKILRSIEEIALNPKVEGVEATLSGGLQRDVMIPSPAQKALLNAFEQAIGYPLATESRGGVSDANLVSGAGVATLDGFGPFGDGDHTVKERASIASFERRINEVSKVLRLYTC
- a CDS encoding ATP-grasp domain-containing protein codes for the protein MRNKVGLWIYENGGGTDIQQKLIKTLNDKDIDCITGVDLSMAFAKEGTVYCKGYDLANLDLFFSYNAGQQTPYQVYLYQTIDSMMPMINNFAAFSLSEDKFRTAHKLKLAGIPTTDYIVCNRDNIDQISDQLKRWNGRAICKPVNGWGGNGIIKIEHERDLRLLKPFIESQPNIQFYLERIIENDFSDYRVDIVDGKFVACYGRKAAPGSWKTNISSGGKVILREPIPEVVHLAQRAAFVTGLEIAGVDIIYDIEYQQYVVIEVNGIPAFATPEQEALGLKFNNTKINYIADLIESSIRPVTTNAQSASASLNSGMIHLPSPEDAQATLTHKVSIHPAESNNSTTNADHPTNDSFEEFAL